The Grus americana isolate bGruAme1 chromosome 20, bGruAme1.mat, whole genome shotgun sequence genome segment CACAGGTGGAATATTAGCGACTGTCATTTTACTCTGTATCATCGCCGTCCTCTGCTACTGTAGGCTCCAGGTAAGGCTGGGGGATGCAGCCCCAAAGGGTGCTGTGATGGGGAGGGGACCCGCAGGTagcgcagcccccccggccTGCCAGTTCCCAGGGCTGGCATGCACGGAGCAGCCCCTCGGTGGCAGGGCGGGCGCTTTGGGATGCCAGCCGAGCCCCAGCCCCGTGGGACTGTCCCGTTTCAGTACTACTGCTGCAAGAAGGATGAGTccgaggaggacgaggaggagccCGACTTCGCTGTGCACTCCCACATCCCGCCGCTTCACTGCAACCGCAACGTAGTGCTGACCAACGGCCCGTCCCTCTACGCCTCGTCGCCCTTCGGCAAAAAGCCGGCACCGAGCCGGCCTGGCTGCCCCAGCTGCGCGCCGTACGAGCCCCCCACCTTCTTCCTGCAGGAGCCCCCCGAGGAGCTGCACAACGGGGGCGATCGGGTGAGCTACAAGACGGTGAGCCAAGAAGATCTCGATCTGCCGGTGAACGTGGCCAACCTGCAGGCACTCAACCCCAACCGGCTCTCGGCCATGCGGGAAGCCTTCTCCCGCAGCCGCAGTATAAGCACCGATGTGTGAGGCGCTGGCTGCCCGCCCAGCCCGGAGCATCACATCGCACCTCGTCACTGATGCCAGGGCTTTTAACAGCAGGGAGAACTTTTTGAAATGCATGGAAgagttttgaaaaagaaaaagaagaaaaataaatgaatatatttctATGTTCCATAGGCAGAGACATGCTAAATGGCAATATAAAAGgatagtaaaaaaaacccaaacccccacaaaaccaaaaggggAGCACGGGGGAGGACGGTTGCAGCTGGGATGCAAGGTTTTCTAGCGCTgcgttgcatttttttttcttttataaagagGATTTTGATATTGCGCATCCTTTTATACAGAGTAAACGCCGCTCCTCGACATTTGGCTGGATCGCCGAGTGGTGACAAGCAAGTACTGGGGCGCGTGGTTGGCTGCAAAATGGCTCGTGCTGCAAGTCAGCGGGCATCTGCTGCTGTGTCGTGGGGCCACGCTGCAGCCGACTGCTCCTGGCCCTAGTGTGCATGCACACGCACGCTCACgtacacacactcacacaaacatacacatacCACGCAGTCCCGTAGCAAAGCAGGACTGAGAGTGCCCGCCCTTCTGCTGCCCCGTCCTGCTCTGCACCACACTGCACCCGTGCGTGTGtgagtgcgtgtgtgtgcacagccctgccctgttCCCAGCCCATCTCACTCCTCAAGTTGGTCATTTATTCCCGAGCGACAGGCGCGATCCCCTCAGGGTTGGGATGGCCGGTGCGTGCAcagcctgtccctgtccccggagccgccccacggcccccccagtggagctgggctggggggggttgCAACCTCATTGCATTACCTGGCCGTGGAAATAACACGCAGTGCAATGTGGGATGGAGGAACACACCTGTAGCCACCCCCTCCAAATAATCAGCATCCCCACTCCCAATAATGCCATACGTGACTTCTGATTGAGGGCTGGGCGAGCGAGAGCGTGACCCTGGATGTGCCCACCCCGCTGCATGCGCATTTTTACATGcatttgtttgttggtttgggtttttttttaaagaaaaagccatgCCACTTTCTCCCCATCCAGGAATGCGTCAAAACACTTTAGATTTAGGCAAAGCCACCTCTTTTGTGTTTTTCGTCGTACCGTTTCCCACGGCCGGGCAGCCTGGCCGCGGCTCTGCCCCAGCTCCGCCGGCCACGCTGGATCCGGCCAGGGCTGCgttggcagagcagcaggcacgGAGCTGGCCGCCGAGCACGTCCCTCTGTGCTAAACATGCCGCAAAGGAGCCGTTTGGTTAATTCAGCGCTTCGGGAGGAGGAATCGCTCATTGCAGCGGTGCCTGTGCGGGGACTCTCACGCTCTGGTTTCTCCTGGCTGTCTCGATTCCTCCCCTCCAGCCTTGCAACGCTCACAGTTTGACAGAACACCCTCTTTCTCCTGGATTGTGCATTATTCAGGTTAAAAGCATCGCGCTGGACTTGGGGACAGCTGGCGGAGGATGGACTGGCTGCGAAGAGACTCTCATGGCCTCAGCGCCGTGCTCTGGgtcagctttcctttttaaagatgcgatgggaagaaaaagctgcGGCTTCAGCCCCATCGGCTCACAAACACTACATGCAGCCCGGATGGGTATTTTGCTTTTAACCACCAGGGCTTTTAATTCCGCAGGAAATCTTTTGAAGTACAAGTCAGTCTTTGCAAATGAGTATCTTTGACTTTCTCGGGGGGTTctgtttggggtgggggggtgggtttggtttCGTACATGTTTAATATTCTGGGCTTGGTCCCTGTGGCACCGTGTCCCGGGAGCACGATGCCTCTGCCCCAGGGGGACGGCAGCCGCTTGGGCCACGCTCCTGTGTACAGTTCTCACCGGGGTCTGTTTCCACGCCTTGAGCCCTCCTCTTCTCTGCATCTCTCGTGACCGTACTTCTCTCGCCagccttcccttcttccttttgttctttccctttttttccttcccatgtaGCTTAGAAACTAAGCAAACGGTTGGCTTTCACTGACCTTCGCCTGGTGATCTGTTGTACAGGACTTTGGGAATcacaggggagggaaaaaataataaaataaaaaggaaataataaactACTTTGACATGGGTTTTGAGGCTGAGCTTTTTGTCCCTGCATCTTCAAACACGGGGCGTTGCTTGCAAAGCTTTCCCCTTGGTGCAGGAGtttccctgctgctgagggaCGCAATGCAGCGGTAACCGGGGTGCGCACACTAGTACAGGGGATGCTAAAGAGCCCTTGGCCCGGCCTCGGCGAGTCATGCCCGCAGAAACACGGAGCAATAACCCCCCCTGGGAGCACAGAAAGGCCCTTTATTGCTGGCACCGTATCAAGTCTCTTTGCTTGCAAGTTCCTAAGAAGCTTCAGGGTTGCAGTTCCTCAAGCCACACACAAAGCCCCAAGGGGCTCCTAACCCACAGCAACATCCCAAAATCCCCACCGCCCCCGCTGCTGGGAATTTTCCTTGCATCACTGCCCGAGCGGCCACGACTCCCCGACtcggagctgctctgctcccccccagGCACCAGCTCATGGGTGAACTCCGGTGTTCCCAGCACACGGGGCAAACACCCACGACAAACTGGAGAATAAAACAAGATACCACCATAAATATGacaactttattaaaatatacatatgaGTACAAATTAATGATTATATGGATAAAGTTCACTGTCTGtaaacaaatatattaaaaaagagcaCGTCTTTTTTGTGATATAAAGTGCAGTTATGTTTCCATATTATATACAATATGTCAGCATTACGGGGGGGTTGTAAGGACTATGGAACTAACATTTGATTATAAGAtaaaattctctgaaaaagtATACACCTACATATTACAAAAAAGGGGCTTGGGCTTGAGTTCATttagcaaacaaaaaccagcttCCCACCATGTTAAATGCAGCTAACGAGAGTGCGCAGGTCTCGGGGATAATTTAGGCGAGAGGCACTAACCCCCTTTGCGAAGGGAAACTTGCGCTTCACAGAGTTCACACCTTCCCATCGTCAACCCCAAACTTGCACAgaggaaagaaaccaaagaaCAAGACCTTGTGAAACACGTGCACGAGTCTGCAGTTCGGGGGAATCAAATATACACGACTTTATGTACAGCTCTGATAACGGGGGCTACCAATGTACAGCGCTAACGGCTTTGCAACCGAGCCGTGCCGGCACCGTTCCTCTACAAGGCAGAGGGACAAGGGTAGTAGTTCTGCATCGgtgggaaacaaacaaaaaaaaaaaaaacccaaaagcatcCTTAACACCAGCCTGTGGGATGTGTAGCACTTACTAAATGGCATATGGAGCCCTTGCTAAGGGAGGTGcagcccaggggtgctgggcCGCTGCGTgcgctgggtgctgggtgctgccgggCACTAGGAGTGGGGTGCGCGGCAGGAGCGGCAGCAGGCTTTGCTGTAGTACCAGTGGCTGCACAGGTTGACTTTGATGGCCAAAGCGCAGTTGGTTCCTGCCTGGTCCTGGCAGCTGTCGTCTGCGGGAAAGAAGGCAAAAGGCACcgatacagaaaagaaaaataaatcattgcaAGTTCAGGAGCAcgtttcccccccccgccacgcaCAGCCTGCCCTAAACACCACGGGTTGTGCAACAAATCACCCCGGCTACGTCTGCCACCTCCCTGATACCCGGCAGAGCATCCCCTGGAAATCACCGTGGAGCTTCTCCATAAATGCCATCGTCACGCTAGGCAAAGGCACGAGAAGGCTGACCCGCTCCGTCGCACCTGGCCTGGCTCGGGGACTCTCGTTTGGTCCCAGCCCTTGAAGCTCAAGCTCCTCCCTGTGAGACGGAGCTGCCCGGGGGTTGCTGGAGCCACCAAGGGAGCCTGGCACCGGGTGGCCCCCAGGGTGACCCCAACTCCCTCACAATTCCTGCCCAAAGAGGCTGGGTGAGAAAGGGAACGGGAACCCAGCAGTGGTACAGCAGGAGTGCGGGGCAAGTCAGCTGGTGGAGACAGGGAGGAGGCCAGAGACCGCTTCAACCCTCTCACAGCTCCCTTCAGAGCAGTATTTTGCTTCAGACCCATAGGATTtacagttttatatatatatatttcactAAAATCCATAGGATGCATGAAAGCAGGCTGCTCCGAGGGCAGGCAGCGTGCTGCGAGGGGGCCACGAGGCACCTGGCAAGCGCGGGGCCACATCCCGGAGCCCACAGGAGTGGCCACCCAACAGCAcccacccacagcacccacccaACAGCACCCACCCAACAGCACCCACCCAACAGCAcccagcggggctggggccgagccaggagccagccccaaaacTGTCTCccattttcatgcttttctccCACACTGTCCTTATTCCCAAATCCTATTAAAGAATTAGAACCGCGTGTTCACTAAAGATCACAGGGCCTTTGAGCCAGCAGACGAGTCAGATAACGAGATAGTTACAAATCCCGCAGGACATTTGGAGAccaaaaatcattaaaataatggCACAGACGAAACTTCCTAGACATTAGCTGGAATCACACAGAAGCAGCAACCGCATCAGCTCTCCAAATCTCCCTTTTATCGTGAGGTCAGAGCATGCTTCTTTTGAACTCTCCCCTTAATTTAATGGGGTCACCTCCAGAAACAGCCAGCGCACGGTGCCCCCTTGCTTGGCCACAAAGGGAGAGCTGTGCCCTCTTCATCCTCCCTGGGATGGCTATCAAATTGGGGTTGGTGGAAGCTAAGATGCTGGGCAATGCTGTTGGGGGGGCTCGGTGGAAAATAAAGGCTGGggagtgctgccagcagcggGGCTCACCTGGGGGCTccgtggggcagggctgcaggtCGCAGGTCTGTTTGCCCACCGGCTTCACCAGCGGGTCGCAGCCCCGGACGATGTCCTTCCCTTGGTAGCACTTCACGTCCCGCATCCTCACACCGATGCCGCAGGTTTTTGTGCACTggggaacagagagagagagggggtGAGGTGAGACCCCGCCATCACGGGGGTCTGTGCTAAGCCGGGACCTGCTACAAACACTGTGCTCGCTGGAGATGTCAGGGCAGGGGGTGAACTCTCCCTTCCCCTGGCTGAAAATCGCGCCTCAGCCCCGCACCACCGGCCTCTTGCTCCATCTTTCCTGCCAGCACCATCAGCCTGCAGCAGGTTCTGCCCAGGAATACGCGGACGCGCTGCCAtgccccctcctcctgctgcccttcGCGCAGGGCCGCGGTCGAGCTGGCCCGGCCCATCTGCTGCTCGGCGGCACCACGGTGGGCGCACCCTCCCCGTGAGGCCATAGGACCCCCCGCCAGCACCCCGGGTGTGGGGCTGTGGAGACGGTGTCTCTGAGCATCGCAGCGTGCGTTTGCAGAGCCGCTCCTGGGCCCGACTCGCTGCCCGCTGCCCTTTGGACGCCTCGTCAGGCTGGGACTGCTGCTTTGGCTAATTACAGGCTGCAGCGACGGTTTGCACGACTAAACAAGACGAGGCGCCTGGAGCAAGGACGAGGAGGGCTGTGTCAGGGAGGGCTCGCAGGGAGCCGGTCGCAGCCCTTCGCAGCTCCTCGCCCACGCTCGCGGGGCTCATCCCCACGGCCGCCGAACCCTGGCTGCTTTTGCGGGCcgtgcagggtgctggggcaAACTGCATCCCCAACCC includes the following:
- the FAM163B gene encoding protein FAM163B, with protein sequence MTAGTVVITGGILATVILLCIIAVLCYCRLQYYCCKKDESEEDEEEPDFAVHSHIPPLHCNRNVVLTNGPSLYASSPFGKKPAPSRPGCPSCAPYEPPTFFLQEPPEELHNGGDRVSYKTVSQEDLDLPVNVANLQALNPNRLSAMREAFSRSRSISTDV